In Capricornis sumatraensis isolate serow.1 chromosome 16, serow.2, whole genome shotgun sequence, a genomic segment contains:
- the LOC138092246 gene encoding olfactory receptor 4B1-like, translating into MARTNNVTELIFSGLFQDPEVQRACFVVFLPVYLATVVGNGLIVLTVRVSKSLRSPMYFFLSHLSLVEISYSSTVVPKFITDLLSKIKTISLEGCVAQIFFFHLFGVAEIFLLTVMAYDRYVAICKPLHYTTIMSRPVCHRLVAASWLGGIVHSMVQILVTVQLPFCGPNVIDHYFCDLHPLFRLACTDTSVEGVVVLANSGLISVFSFLLLVSSYVVILVNLRSHSAEGRRKALSTCASHVTVVVLFFGPAIFLYMRPPSTFTEDKLVAVFYTVVTPMLNPIIYTLRNAEVKVAMRGLWGRKVNSGVEP; encoded by the coding sequence ATGGCGAGGACCAATAATGTGACTGAGTTAATTTTCAGTGGTCTTTTCCAGGATCCAGAGGTGCAGAGAGCGTGCTTTGTGGTGTTTCTGCCCGTGTACTTGGCCACGGTGGTGGGCAATGGCCTCATTGTTCTGACGGTGAGAGTCAGTAAGAGCCTGCGttcccccatgtacttcttccttagTCACCTGTCGCTGGTGGAGATCAGTTACTCCTCCACTGTTGTCCCTAAATTCATCACAGACTTACTCTCCAAGATTAAGACCATCTCCCTGGAGGGCTGTGTGGCTCAGATATTCTTCTTTCACTTGTTTGGAGTTGCTGAGATCTTCCTGCTCAcggtgatggcctatgaccgctacgtggccatctgcaagcccctTCACTACACAACCATCATGAGCCGGCCTGTGTGCCACCGTCTGGTGGCTGCTTCCTGGCTGGGGGGCATAGTTCACTCCATGGTGCAGATCCTCGTCACTGTCCAGTTGCCCTTCTGCGGTCCCAACGTGATTGACCACTACTTCTGTGACCTCCATCCCTTGTTCAGGCTTGCCTGCACTGACACCTCTGTGGAGGGGGTCGTGGTGTTGGCCAACAGTGGATTAATCTCcgtcttctccttcctcctcttggtGTCCTCCTACGTTGTCATCCTGGTCAACTTGAGGAGCCATTCAGCAGAGGGGAGACGCAAAGCCCTCTCCACCTGTGCCTCTCACGTCACGGTGGTCGTCTTGTTCTTTGGACCCGCCATCTTCCTCTACATGCGGCCCCCCTCCACCTTCACTGAGGACAAGCTGGTGGCCGTGTTCTACACGGTGGTcacccccatgctgaaccccatCATCTACACACTCAGAAATGCAGAGGTGAAAGTTGCCATGAGGGGGCTGTGGGGCAGGAAAGTAAACTCAGGGGTGGAACCttaa